One Spinacia oleracea cultivar Varoflay chromosome 4, BTI_SOV_V1, whole genome shotgun sequence DNA segment encodes these proteins:
- the LOC110786889 gene encoding protein SRC2-like encodes MEHRPIEVKLLCAKDLKDVNVFSKMDVYIIGSVSGDPRSIQRTTVDKDGGTNPKWNHEMNFTFDESAARMNRLGLVFQIMSHRTLGDKEIGRVYVPLKELLDNFGVGDGSSGEVINHEKDVVYQVQTLNGKFKGKLEFSFKFGEKFSLSVERKLEDPVIAYPAVSPNPGVGSSIVSGFGSPPPSEPKSKYKPSVYPDPNIGGATPFSHGALQPGYPPQGYGHGYGYGCGYGYQPHYVPQPFPNPHISYGYGFPGGYGYAGQSPTRYTQQQVQQKPKKSKFGLGAATGIGAGLLGGLLVGEMVEDDAESYDDDTFDY; translated from the coding sequence atggagCATCGACCAATTGAGGTGAAATTATTATGTGCAAAGGATTTAAAGGACGTAAATGTCTTTTCCAAAATGGATGTCTATATAATCGGATCCGTTTCCGGGGACCCGCGGTCCATACAACGAACCACGGTTGATAAAGATGGTGGGACCAACCCGAAGTGGAACCATGAGATGAATTTTACATTTGATGAGTCAGCCGCCCGGATGAACCGACTTGGTCTAGTTTTTCAGATTATGTCACACCGAACCCTTGGGGATAAGGAAATAGGTCGTGTTTATGTACCCTTAAAGGAGTTATTAGATAATTTTGGTGTTGGGGATGGGAGCTCGGGTGAGGTTATTAACCATGAAAAAGATGTGGTGTACCAAGTCCAAACGTTGAACGGGAAATTTAAAGGTAAATTAGAATTTTCGTTTAAATTTGGAGAAAAGTTCTCCCTAAGTGTAGAACGAAAGCTTGAAGACCCGGTTATAGCTTACCCTGCGGTAAGTCCAAATCCGGGAGTAGGTTCAAGTATTGTATCGGGATTTGGATCACCCCCACCCTCCGAGCCCAAATCGAAATATAAACCCAGTGTGTATCCAGACCCGAATATAGGTGGGGCCACACCATTTAGTCACGGTGCACTTCAACCAGGATACCCGCCTCAGGGTTACGGacatggatatggatatggatgcgGATATGGGTATCAACCCCATTATGTTCCTCAGCCATTCCCTAATCCTCATATTAGTTACGGGTACGGGTTTCCTGGTGGGTACGGGTACGCAGGACAATCACCCACAAGGTACACACAACAACAAGTACAACAAAAACCGAAAAAGAGCAAATTCGGGTTAGGCGCGGCAACAGGTATCGGGGCCGGGTTGTTGGGTGGATTATTGGTGGGTGAGATGGTAGAGGATGATGCTGAATCATATGACGATGACACATTTGattattag